A genomic region of Zea mays cultivar B73 chromosome 6, Zm-B73-REFERENCE-NAM-5.0, whole genome shotgun sequence contains the following coding sequences:
- the LOC100283855 gene encoding nucleoside diphosphate kinase 4 (The RefSeq protein has 1 substitution compared to this genomic sequence) — protein sequence MSGSASRKLFQTARSIVLSASQRSSFSVLAAEGRTAALANFGRKILPSACSYHRQGSHAASGWGAIAAAVPAAVYMLQDQEAHAAEMERTFIAIKPDGVQRGLISEIVNRFERKGYKLVAIKLIVPSKGFAEKHYHDLKERPFFNGLCDFLSSGPVLAMVWEGEGVIKYGRKLIGATDPQKSEPGTIRGDLGVVVGRNIIHGSDGPETAKDEIALWFEPKELVSYTSNAEKWVYGVN from the exons ATGAGCGGGAGCGCCTCCAGGAAGCTCTTCCAGGCCGCCAGGTCCATCGTCCTCTCCGCTTCTCAACGCTCCTCCTTCTCCGTCCTCGCCGCCG AGGGCCGCACCGCCGCGCTCGCCAACTTTGGCAGGAAGATCCTCCCCAGCGCCTGCTCCTACCACAGGCAGGGATCCCACGCCGCGTCGGGATGGGGAGCCATCGCTGCCGCAGTCCCCGCCGCAG TTTACAtgctccaggaccaggaggctcaTGCTGCAGAG ATGGAGCGCACTTTCATCGCCATCAAGCCCGACGGCGTCCAAAGAGGCCTG ATTTCTGAGATTGTGAACCGATTCGAGAGAAAAGGCTACAAGCTTGTTGCCATCAAGCTGATTGTCCCATCCAAAGGATTCGCTGAGAAGCACTACCATGATCTCAAGGAAAGGCCTTTCTTCAACGGGTTGTGTGACTTCCTCAGCTCTGGCCCTGTACTTGCAATG GTTTGGGAAGGAGAGGGTGTCATCAAGTATGGGAGAAAACTAATTGGTGCCACAGACCCACAGAAATCTGAACCAGGAACCATCAGGGGCGATCTTGGTGTTGTTGTGGGAAG AAACATCATTCATGGAAGTGATGGCCCGGAGACAGCAAAGGATGAGATCGCCTTGTGGTTTGAACCCAAGGAGCTGGTCTCTTATACCAGCAATGCGGAGAAGTGGGTCTATGGGGTGAATTAA
- the LOC100382313 gene encoding uncharacterized protein LOC100382313: MYADALASSQPPPPPFLSMGVMDHEAYAAVPSMVSEYDLGGEGDLFKAPQVIIQEEALLSLDPVAAACSMMNQTIKDAGIQNDALLSEVLYECEKELMEKSAIEETISELMDVKIPMLQAEQLPAMENEKRSIPECSLQKSVSSGCLNSADWMNGAVRPNFLDFQGLDFEAAFGLRRAYSEGDIQNLGANTPRPAANVCVTISDLKTEERKQKLSRYRKKKIKRNFGRKIKYACRKALADSQPRVRGRFAKIEECDLLLLNSST; the protein is encoded by the exons ATGTACGCCGACGCCCTCGCCTCCTCGCAGCCCCCGCCGCCACCCTTCCTCTCCATGGGCGTCATGGACCACGAAGCCTACGCCGCCGTG CCATCCATGGTATCAGAATATGACCTCGGAGGAGAAGGGGACCTGTTCAAAGCTCCACAAGTCATCATCCAAGAAGAAGCGCTGCTCAGCCTTGATCCTGTCGCAGCTGCCTGCTCAATGATGAATCAAACTATTAAGGATGCAGGCATCCAGAACGACGCTCTCCTGAGTGAAGTGTTGTATGAGTGCGAGAAGGAACTCATGGAAAAGTCTGCAATCGAAGAGACAATTTCTGAACTTATGGATGTTAAGATCCCTATGCTGCAAGCTGAACAACTCCCGGCCATGGAGAATGAGAAGCGTTCCATTCCTGAATGCTCGCTCCAGAAAAGTGTTAGTTCTGGATGCCTCAACTCGGCAGATTGGATGAATGGAGCTGTCAGGCCAAACTTTCTAGACTTCCAAGGGCTGGACTTTGAGGCAGCGTTTGGGCTGAGGAGAGCTTACAGTGAAGGAGACATTCAG AACCTTGGAGCCAACACGCCTCGACCAGCAGCAAATGTTTGTGTGACCATCAGTGACCTCAAGACCGAAGAAAGGAAGCAAAAGCTTTCCAGGTatagaaaaaagaagatcaagcgGAACTTTGGCAGGAAGATTAAG TATGCTTGTAGGAAGGCTCTGGCAGACAGCCAGCCAAGGGTGAGAGGGAGATTTGCCAAGATCGAAGAATGCGACCTGCTGCTGCTGAATTCAAGCACTTAG
- the LOC100382313 gene encoding uncharacterized protein isoform X1 translates to MDGPTTIEKEGVSLSFRFRPTLHPHHIYNNYIRNIPSLVGFSLQSMALFAIASIRQPILACLINYRMALFAIASIRQLILACRINYRTLVQPSMVSEYDLGGEGDLFKAPQVIIQEEALLSLDPVAAACSMMNQTIKDAGIQNDALLSEVLYECEKELMEKSAIEETISELMDVKIPMLQAEQLPAMENEKRSIPECSLQKSVSSGCLNSADWMNGAVRPNFLDFQGLDFEAAFGLRRAYSEGDIQNLGANTPRPAANVCVTISDLKTEERKQKLSRYRKKKIKRNFGRKIKYACRKALADSQPRVRGRFAKIEECDLLLLNSST, encoded by the exons ATGGATGGACCAACAACAATCGAAAAGGAAGGAGTGTCGCTTTCCTTTCGTTTTCGGCCGACACTCCACCCTCATCATATATATAATAATTATATAAGAAACATCCCTTCGTTAGTTGGATTCTCTCTTCAATCAATGGCTTTATTTGCAATAGCAAGTATCCGTCAGCCGATACTTGCTTGTCTTATTAATTACCGGATGGCTTTATTTGCAATAGCAAGTATCCGTCAGCTGATACTTGCTTGTCGTATTAATTACCGGACATTGGTACAGCCATCCATGGTATCAGAATATGACCTCGGAGGAGAAGGGGACCTGTTCAAAGCTCCACAAGTCATCATCCAAGAAGAAGCGCTGCTCAGCCTTGATCCTGTCGCAGCTGCCTGCTCAATGATGAATCAAACTATTAAGGATGCAGGCATCCAGAACGACGCTCTCCTGAGTGAAGTGTTGTATGAGTGCGAGAAGGAACTCATGGAAAAGTCTGCAATCGAAGAGACAATTTCTGAACTTATGGATGTTAAGATCCCTATGCTGCAAGCTGAACAACTCCCGGCCATGGAGAATGAGAAGCGTTCCATTCCTGAATGCTCGCTCCAGAAAAGTGTTAGTTCTGGATGCCTCAACTCGGCAGATTGGATGAATGGAGCTGTCAGGCCAAACTTTCTAGACTTCCAAGGGCTGGACTTTGAGGCAGCGTTTGGGCTGAGGAGAGCTTACAGTGAAGGAGACATTCAG AACCTTGGAGCCAACACGCCTCGACCAGCAGCAAATGTTTGTGTGACCATCAGTGACCTCAAGACCGAAGAAAGGAAGCAAAAGCTTTCCAGGTatagaaaaaagaagatcaagcgGAACTTTGGCAGGAAGATTAAG TATGCTTGTAGGAAGGCTCTGGCAGACAGCCAGCCAAGGGTGAGAGGGAGATTTGCCAAGATCGAAGAATGCGACCTGCTGCTGCTGAATTCAAGCACTTAG